DNA sequence from the Chryseobacterium indicum genome:
GGATTTTGAACCATAGGATTTTCAGGCTTTAATATTATCCTGAAATATTGGGCGTTATTTATAAAGAGATTTTAATGAAATAAAGATAGGAATTTTTCAATGATGAGAAAATATTTAATGCAAAAAAGTAACAAAGATCTGATCTTCTGTATCAAAAAAATAAAATGTACAGGAAGGATATATCAACAAAAAGAAGACCATAAATCCGCTTTTGGAGATTATTTAACAAAAAAATAATATCACAAATTTATCAATCAAAAAATATAAATTTTAACATTTAGTGTATTGTCTGGCAAACATTTTATTCCTACATTTACTATGAAATACAACTGAAGTGGAAACATATTTTGCTTTTTTCAATTCTGAAATCGCAATTAAATTTATAAAAATTTAAGCACAGCATCGTCGGCTGTGCTTTTTTATTGTTGTCTAATTAAAAAAATGAGATGTATTTATCTACTGGATCTGCTCCTAAAGAGCAGATTCTTTTACATTGATAATAAAGGCAAAAAATCCGGAAATTCAATGAACTTCCGGATGTTAAAAAAAACTTGCTAAATATTAATGAAATTAATTATGATTTAAGGGTCCACATAGAACCGTTTTTGGTGGTCAGCTTTTCTAATATTCCTTTATCTGAAAGCTCGTTTAACAGTCTTTCACTTTCCTTTCTGGGAGTTCCCGATAATTCTGAAAATTCCTTTGCAGAAAGCGAATTATACTTTTCAAAAAGATTCTCCCAGTTTTTAGAGTACTCAGATTTTTTGGTGTCCGAATTCACTCGCAGAACAGCCGTTTCATAGAATGCGTAAGGTTTAGAACCGTACACAATTTCTCTTTTTCCTGCATCATTAGTAAAAAACATCGTAGGAAAACCGCGAACTCCCATCTCTCTTGCCAGCTTCAGATCTTCCTGAAAAAGCTCTTTTGCTCTTCCTTCAAAGTCTTTTTTCAGCTGATCTGTATTTAATCCTGCTTTTTTTGCTGCGGTTACCATATGCTCCCATTTTGCAATATTTTTTTTCTTCAAAAATACCATTTCACGAAGCTCTCTCAGGAAATCCAGTGCTTTTTCTCTGTCCTGCATCTGCGCAGCTTTAAAAGCGATAGAAGGCGGATAAGAAGAATCCAGCGGATCCTGCAGCCATATATCGCCGTCGATAGGCATATCGTAATAAAGACTTACTTCATCCCAATGATGCGCAACATCGGAAGGTTTGCTGATTCCTCCGCTGTTATAGCTCCAGTCCGGAAGAAGCCCTCCCATTCTGTATTCTATATCTATGTTATCTCCGTATTCCAGTTTTAATTTTCTCAGCTGAGGCTCAATTCCCCAGCATGAAGAGCAGATTGGGTCTGTAAAATAAATAACTTTTACAGGTTTTTCGTCAGTCATTACATCAATATTCCCAATTTCAAACTTTTCTCCGGGAACTTCACAAACTCCTGTCGCAGGATCGCATAATAGAGGATTTGTAGATCTGTTTTCCATTTTTTTACTTTTATCATTCTGTCCGTTACAACTGCTTAAAGCTACGGTGAGGAACATAAATGTTAGTATTTTATTGTTTATCATTTTTTGCGATGATAAATATTTTACAATTTTTTAATGTTACCACAAATCTAATATATAATCATCATACTCTGGTAATGGATTTCCTTTTAGAAACTGGTTTCCTCGAGGAAACTACCTTTCTGTTTTTTTATTATCTTTACAGCACTATAAATTATTTTGAAATCATGAAAAAAGAAGCTAACCTGAACATCACTCCTATCTGTAAAAACCGTATGAACGCAATCAAAGATTCAATGGAAATTTTATCCGGAAAATGGAAATTTCATATTCTCGGAACTTTAATGCAGAGCGAAAAAATGCGTTTTATGGATCTTTTAAGAGAAATTGACGGTATTGCAGCCAAAATGCTTTCAAAAGAACTTCAGGATATGGAAATCAATCATCTGATCAAGCGTACTGTTTTAGACACAAAACCTGTAACTGTGGAATATGAAATCACAGAATACGGAAAAACTATCGAACCGATTATTGATGAGATTGCCAAATGGGGAATTGAGTACAGGAAATCTTTATATCAAAAAACCGACAAATAGTTTCTGCCGGTTGAAAAAACAAAAATTGATATGGATATGATTGATATGTGTTTTAATGCTTTAATTTTTAATTGAAACAAATTTATATTTATTTAGACTTAATAAAAATAATATTTGAATGACATTTGTCACTTTACAGAAAATCGTGCAAATTAAAGTTAAATAGGAACTTGTCTAAACTAATTTTAAATTTAACCGCAAAAGATATAAAAGACTTTATTGAATTTATTTAAAGTATTTCAAAAGTCTGCAAAGTGAAAAATCTTTGATTTTTTGGTAATGTGGTCAAAAATAGTTGGTGTTTTTCACAAAAATAATTCGTAATATTTGGATGTTGATTGGAAGAGGAAATGAGCAATGCTGAGGAGCAACTCATCAGCAATACAATCAACGCTGTAAACAATAGTTTAGAGGATGGCTTTTGCCATCCTTTTTTTAAAAATTATTGGAACAGCACTATGGCTTAAAAACCTTTTACGAACGAGACTTACTGTTTTGCTTTCCCAAAAAAATCACATCCAGACTTTTTGAAACTCCAACAACGATATTTTTTGAATTTTCAGCTACAAAAAAAGTTTATTGAAACAAAGTTCAATAAACTTACTGTATCATTAGTAATAATAAGCGTTGCGAAGAATTTCACCAACTAATTTTGACCATTAAACCGATTTTTTTAACTTATGTACTCTTTTTTCATTTAAGTATTAAACTTAGAAACTAAAGTGTTTAAATCTTTTGCCTCTTTTGTGGTAAAAAGTTTAAACAAATTTTGGGTGTTTTAGCCGTTGGAAATTACAATATTTTAACTTCGGGAAAGCTGATCTAATTTTTTAAGCAATGTCGGAATTCTGAAATTTCCGTGCATCTGTTCGACTTTTCGTTTAATTTCATCTACATCTGCTCCTTTTGCAGTCAGAAATAAGGGAGTCTTACTTTCTCCGCGATAAACTGCTCTTCTTCGTGAATCGGGACTATTAAAACCGTTCTTTGCAATTCCGACCACCGGAAATTTTTGGTCTAAAGCTTCATAAAGATGTCCTCCAAGTCCTATTTTTCCTTCTTCATCTAAAGTTACGTAGCCATCTATAATGATAATATCACCTTCTTTAAGGTCTATTTGATGTAAAAGACTCAGAATACAAGGTAATTCTCTTTTATAAAAGGCTCCGCTTTCGTACTCTGAGGTAATTGTTGTTTTCTCTGTGAAAATTGCTGTTTCATGTTCAGAATCCCAATCCTGAAAGGCTAAACAAACTGTATGGGCGTAGTCATCGTAATAATACGTATCGAAAGCGTAAATCATTCTTCGTCTTGTCGTTGATTATTGTTTTTAAATAATGGTAAAATTTTCTCTTAACTCCAATTGATTAGAAAAATTCTCCGAAATGCCATAGAATTCCACAAGGATCATGCACAAAACATTCTTTGCCCCAGTCCATCGTTCTTACGGGCAATATTCTTACTTTTTCATATTTTTCAGTAAGATGCAAACTGATCAATTCCTGATAAAATTTGTCTGTATCTTCAACTTCTACAAAAAGCATGGTGTTATCAATCCAGTCTTTTACATAGGCATCCTGAAGATAAAAAGCGTTCTCATTCCATTTGAACAGAGACATTTTAGCATTCAGAATCACTTCTTCAAAACCCAGATCACGGTAGAAACTCCTGCTGGTTTCAAAGTTTTCAGAGCCTATAAAAGGACGCATTGATTTTATATTCTGTTCCATATTATCTGTTTTTCCAGTAATTATAAGTCATTTCAAATTTTATTTCATTCTTTCCGTGAATTCCGTTTTCTGTCCATCCTGATTTTCTGTAGAATATCTCCGCTCTTGTATTTGGAGAGGTACTAAGCCAGATTTTCTCGTTCGTCTGATCAAAATACCAATTCAGCATGGTATCGTGAAGTTTTCTCCCGATTCCTTGATTCTCAAATTCCGGATGAACAAAAAGTGCCCAGATGCTTTTCTCTTTCATATCTATAATTCCAAATCCTGTAATTCTGTTATTATCTTCACAAACCCAGCCTTTCCCTCTGTTGAAGAGAAAATCCTCACAGTCCTGATCTGTCACTAGATTGGGATCAGATAACGTGTTTTCTTTAACCGAATTTCTTACGATTTGGATCTGCGGAATATCTCTCAGTTCAGCTTCACGAATTTGCATACCGATTTTAATTTAAATAAAAAGGCAAACCGCTGATCTGCTAATTTGCCTTTTGTATTGTATTGTTTAATTCAATTATTTCTTATCAACAACGATTCTGTCTGGTCTGTTGGCGATTTCCCAAGCTGTTGTAAAAACCAACTGGGTTCTTTTCGCAAGCAGATTATAATCAATTTTCTCTACATCATCCGTTGGTTTGTGGTAATCTTCGTGGATACCGTCAAAGAAAAATGCTACCGGAACATTATTTTTAGCAAAATTATAGTGATCTGATCTGTAATACAGTCTTT
Encoded proteins:
- a CDS encoding ClpXP adapter SpxH family protein; amino-acid sequence: MENRSTNPLLCDPATGVCEVPGEKFEIGNIDVMTDEKPVKVIYFTDPICSSCWGIEPQLRKLKLEYGDNIDIEYRMGGLLPDWSYNSGGISKPSDVAHHWDEVSLYYDMPIDGDIWLQDPLDSSYPPSIAFKAAQMQDREKALDFLRELREMVFLKKKNIAKWEHMVTAAKKAGLNTDQLKKDFEGRAKELFQEDLKLAREMGVRGFPTMFFTNDAGKREIVYGSKPYAFYETAVLRVNSDTKKSEYSKNWENLFEKYNSLSAKEFSELSGTPRKESERLLNELSDKGILEKLTTKNGSMWTLKS
- a CDS encoding winged helix-turn-helix transcriptional regulator, which gives rise to MKKEANLNITPICKNRMNAIKDSMEILSGKWKFHILGTLMQSEKMRFMDLLREIDGIAAKMLSKELQDMEINHLIKRTVLDTKPVTVEYEITEYGKTIEPIIDEIAKWGIEYRKSLYQKTDK
- a CDS encoding endonuclease V; amino-acid sequence: MIYAFDTYYYDDYAHTVCLAFQDWDSEHETAIFTEKTTITSEYESGAFYKRELPCILSLLHQIDLKEGDIIIIDGYVTLDEEGKIGLGGHLYEALDQKFPVVGIAKNGFNSPDSRRRAVYRGESKTPLFLTAKGADVDEIKRKVEQMHGNFRIPTLLKKLDQLSRS
- a CDS encoding glyoxalase; the encoded protein is MEQNIKSMRPFIGSENFETSRSFYRDLGFEEVILNAKMSLFKWNENAFYLQDAYVKDWIDNTMLFVEVEDTDKFYQELISLHLTEKYEKVRILPVRTMDWGKECFVHDPCGILWHFGEFF
- a CDS encoding GNAT family N-acetyltransferase; translated protein: MQIREAELRDIPQIQIVRNSVKENTLSDPNLVTDQDCEDFLFNRGKGWVCEDNNRITGFGIIDMKEKSIWALFVHPEFENQGIGRKLHDTMLNWYFDQTNEKIWLSTSPNTRAEIFYRKSGWTENGIHGKNEIKFEMTYNYWKNR